In Halorientalis sp. LT38, a genomic segment contains:
- the lysX gene encoding lysine biosynthesis protein LysX — MNFGILYSRIRKDEKLLLSELRDRGHEVTKIDVRKQRFGLDEAPADFEGVDLAIDRCLATSRSVYATRFVDAYDIPIVNHPDTAEVCADKAKNSLALVEGEVPTPDTQVAFTKEAALEAIEDFGYPCVLKPVVGSWGRLMAKIDSRTAAEAVLEHKETLGHYEHKVFYVQEYVEKGGEDIRVLATDGDPVAAMIRSSDHWITNAAKGAETDAFGLDDEVLDMVERASAAVGGGLLGIDLMGTEDGYTVHEVNHNVEFKALNEATDVDVPARVVDWLETKAEQENAEVSA; from the coding sequence ATGAATTTCGGCATACTCTACTCGCGCATCCGCAAAGACGAGAAGCTCCTCCTCTCGGAGCTTCGCGACCGTGGCCACGAGGTCACCAAGATCGACGTCCGCAAACAGCGGTTCGGTCTCGACGAGGCGCCCGCCGACTTCGAGGGCGTCGACCTCGCGATCGACCGGTGTCTCGCGACCAGCCGCAGCGTCTACGCCACGCGGTTCGTCGACGCCTACGACATCCCGATCGTCAACCACCCCGACACGGCCGAGGTGTGCGCCGACAAGGCCAAGAACAGCCTCGCGCTGGTCGAGGGCGAGGTCCCGACCCCCGACACGCAGGTCGCGTTCACCAAGGAGGCGGCCCTGGAAGCCATCGAGGACTTCGGCTACCCCTGCGTCCTCAAGCCCGTCGTGGGCTCGTGGGGGCGGCTGATGGCCAAGATCGACAGCCGGACGGCCGCGGAGGCCGTCCTCGAGCACAAGGAGACGCTCGGCCACTACGAGCACAAGGTCTTCTACGTCCAGGAGTACGTCGAGAAGGGCGGGGAGGACATCCGCGTCCTCGCGACCGACGGCGACCCCGTCGCCGCGATGATCCGCTCGTCGGACCACTGGATCACGAACGCCGCCAAGGGCGCCGAGACCGACGCCTTCGGCCTCGACGACGAGGTCCTCGACATGGTCGAGCGCGCCTCGGCGGCGGTCGGCGGCGGCCTGCTGGGGATCGACCTCATGGGCACCGAAGACGGCTACACCGTCCACGAGGTCAACCACAACGTCGAGTTCAAGGCCCTGAACGAGGCGACCGACGTCGACGTCCCCGCACGGGTCGTCGACTGGCTGGAGACGAAGGCCGAACAGGAGAACGCGGAGGTGAGCGCCTGA
- a CDS encoding ribbon-helix-helix protein, CopG family, giving the protein MTGDRVTVSLTEEAQSALEELTERTEENRSEVIRGAISFYAANFESARASNSDDLQTYYQLLTTGEHVLLDVDLLHAFLDNVEGEDGPDPEFLATVDRVADYHTQEYAQRFDSLGEILEWLSFCGFLTVRETHGDSYQVVFPSESVRWFMTRFIQGSIGDLPFEVEIEESVSKVLLKECEE; this is encoded by the coding sequence ATGACTGGCGATCGTGTTACGGTATCACTCACGGAGGAGGCACAGTCGGCGCTGGAAGAGCTCACCGAACGGACAGAGGAGAACCGCAGCGAGGTCATCCGAGGCGCGATCTCCTTCTACGCAGCGAACTTCGAGTCGGCGCGGGCGAGCAACAGCGACGACCTCCAGACGTACTATCAGCTGCTGACCACGGGCGAACACGTGTTGCTCGACGTCGACCTGCTCCACGCCTTTCTGGACAACGTGGAGGGCGAGGACGGGCCGGACCCGGAGTTTCTGGCGACCGTCGACCGGGTCGCGGACTACCACACACAGGAGTACGCCCAGCGGTTCGATTCGCTGGGGGAGATCCTCGAGTGGCTCTCTTTCTGCGGGTTCCTGACGGTCCGGGAGACCCACGGGGACAGCTATCAGGTCGTCTTCCCCTCCGAATCGGTCCGCTGGTTCATGACGCGGTTCATCCAGGGGAGCATCGGCGACCTGCCCTTCGAGGTCGAGATCGAGGAGAGCGTCTCGAAAGTATTACTGAAAGAGTGTGAAGAGTGA
- a CDS encoding cation diffusion facilitator family transporter, whose amino-acid sequence MAGNSKGVVMAALIANGSIAIMKFVGYLLTLSPAMLSETYHSISDTGNQVFLLIGIRYGAQEADRRHPFGYGKAQFFYSFLVSVLLFGIAGWESAKHGYEALRHGTKEAARQPTIPLTDITLSFPPVYVNYAVLLGAIVFETWAFYKARQELDRQIEVHGWSGYREAFRKTSDVTTLTAFTEDFIALSGAGIALFGIYLTRTTGNYIFDAGAALLIGIMLMGFALALAWENKRLLLGESMPADAEGELRDLVAGWDGVREIVDFRTVYFGPGEVLVATDLDFAEDLDTDAREATIDDIEAAIREAEPHASRIYIEPVS is encoded by the coding sequence ATGGCAGGCAACAGCAAAGGAGTCGTGATGGCGGCGCTGATCGCCAACGGCTCCATCGCGATCATGAAGTTCGTGGGGTATCTGCTGACGCTCAGCCCGGCGATGCTCTCGGAGACGTACCACTCCATCTCCGACACGGGCAACCAGGTGTTCCTGCTGATCGGCATCCGCTACGGTGCCCAGGAGGCCGATCGGCGCCACCCCTTCGGCTACGGGAAGGCGCAGTTCTTCTACAGTTTTCTGGTGTCGGTCCTCCTGTTCGGCATCGCGGGCTGGGAGTCGGCCAAACACGGGTACGAGGCGCTGCGACACGGGACCAAAGAGGCCGCCCGCCAGCCGACGATTCCACTCACCGACATCACGCTCTCCTTCCCGCCCGTCTACGTCAACTACGCCGTCCTGCTCGGTGCCATCGTCTTCGAGACGTGGGCGTTCTACAAGGCCCGCCAGGAACTCGACCGCCAGATCGAGGTCCACGGCTGGAGCGGGTACCGCGAGGCGTTCCGGAAGACCTCCGACGTGACGACGCTCACCGCCTTCACAGAGGACTTCATCGCCCTCTCCGGCGCGGGCATCGCGCTCTTCGGGATCTACCTCACTCGGACCACGGGTAACTACATCTTCGACGCCGGCGCGGCGCTGCTCATCGGGATCATGCTGATGGGCTTCGCGCTCGCGCTGGCCTGGGAGAACAAACGCCTGTTGCTCGGCGAGAGCATGCCCGCCGACGCCGAGGGCGAGCTCCGCGACCTCGTCGCCGGCTGGGACGGCGTTCGCGAGATCGTCGACTTTCGGACCGTGTACTTCGGTCCCGGTGAGGTGCTGGTCGCGACCGACCTCGACTTCGCCGAAGACCTCGACACCGACGCCCGTGAGGCGACCATCGACGACATCGAGGCCGCGATCCGGGAGGCCGAACCGCACGCCAGCCGGATCTACATCGAACCGGTGAGCTGA
- a CDS encoding ArsR/SmtB family transcription factor translates to MSLLPSEPDTAAADEAEPRVIGVDSEDADDVLSALTSETARTVLSELHDDPAPPAALADRVDTSLQNVQYHLEKLEDAGAIEVIDQIYSEKGREMNVYAPADRPLVIMAGGDEEQQSSLRTALSRFLGSLGIVALASLAVQAAFGTGGPLGPPGGEGSGDPDTGAAPAAGNESGTESTPTAESRDATPTDDGGGMEIAEADPSQTPTEAADETTVEAVTEAARTTADAATDAAADGAADAVLSLPPGLLFFLGGMTALLVVGGVWYLTD, encoded by the coding sequence ATGTCGTTGCTGCCCTCCGAACCCGACACCGCCGCGGCCGATGAGGCCGAGCCGCGCGTCATCGGCGTCGACTCCGAGGACGCCGACGACGTGCTCTCGGCGCTGACCTCCGAGACGGCCCGGACCGTGCTGTCGGAACTCCACGACGACCCCGCCCCGCCCGCCGCCCTCGCCGACCGCGTCGACACCTCCCTCCAGAACGTCCAGTACCACCTGGAGAAACTGGAAGACGCCGGTGCGATCGAGGTGATCGACCAGATCTACTCCGAGAAGGGCCGCGAGATGAACGTCTACGCCCCCGCCGACCGCCCGCTGGTCATCATGGCCGGCGGCGACGAGGAACAACAATCCAGCCTCCGGACCGCGCTCTCGCGCTTTCTGGGGAGTCTGGGAATCGTCGCGCTCGCCAGCCTCGCCGTCCAGGCGGCCTTCGGCACCGGCGGCCCCCTCGGTCCGCCCGGCGGCGAGGGAAGCGGGGACCCCGACACCGGCGCGGCCCCGGCCGCCGGCAACGAGAGCGGTACGGAATCGACGCCGACAGCCGAGTCACGGGACGCGACGCCGACCGACGACGGCGGAGGGATGGAGATCGCCGAGGCCGACCCGTCCCAGACCCCCACCGAGGCTGCCGACGAGACCACCGTGGAGGCCGTGACCGAGGCCGCCCGGACGACGGCCGACGCGGCGACGGACGCGGCGGCCGATGGCGCCGCCGACGCCGTCCTGTCGCTCCCGCCGGGCCTGCTCTTCTTCCTCGGTGGCATGACCGCGCTGCTGGTCGTCGGCGGCGTCTGGTACCTCACGGACTGA
- a CDS encoding 2'-5' RNA ligase family protein gives MYSLNVPVPSAVAALAGELATDLPTAHTRDRGRHTLGVKRLGGDGPSDYARLEARTREALTGTPTFEARVTGIEIFEAAPVGTSPVVYLAVESPGLRDLHLDLCAVFEPVDDIEGEGYTPHVTIARGGHAETAERVAAREIDPLEWTVDELVFWDSERIEPVSTVSLPV, from the coding sequence GTGTACAGCCTGAACGTTCCGGTTCCGTCGGCGGTCGCCGCGCTGGCCGGCGAACTCGCCACGGACCTGCCGACCGCGCACACGCGCGACCGCGGTCGGCACACCCTGGGCGTCAAGCGCCTCGGCGGCGACGGCCCCAGCGATTACGCCCGCCTCGAAGCGCGCACCCGTGAGGCGCTGACCGGCACCCCCACGTTCGAGGCCCGCGTCACGGGTATCGAGATCTTCGAGGCGGCGCCCGTCGGGACCTCGCCCGTCGTCTACCTGGCCGTCGAGAGCCCCGGCCTCCGCGACCTCCACCTGGACCTCTGTGCGGTGTTCGAGCCCGTCGACGACATCGAGGGCGAGGGGTACACCCCACACGTCACCATCGCCCGCGGGGGCCACGCGGAGACGGCCGAGCGCGTCGCCGCCCGCGAGATCGATCCCCTCGAGTGGACCGTCGACGAACTCGTCTTCTGGGACTCGGAGCGGATCGAACCCGTCAGCACCGTCTCGCTGCCGGTCTGA
- a CDS encoding DUF7554 family protein, producing MNLRAGLDTDDLLKIVLVLVVVLLAVELLEEIVGLFFNLLGPVLALVLVAVIVLYFLDRI from the coding sequence ATGAATCTCCGCGCCGGACTCGACACGGACGACCTCCTGAAGATCGTCCTGGTACTCGTCGTCGTCCTGCTGGCCGTCGAGTTGCTCGAAGAGATCGTCGGTCTCTTTTTCAACCTGCTCGGGCCGGTGCTCGCCCTCGTGCTCGTCGCCGTGATCGTGCTCTACTTCCTCGATCGCATCTGA
- a CDS encoding argininosuccinate synthase: MPEPDDTEGTVALAFSGGLDTTVCVPLLKEEYGYDDVIGVTVDVGQPEAEFDEAEETADALGLDHYVVDAQAEFADLCLDAVKANATYQGYPLGTALARPVIATAILEVAEEQGCTALAHGCTGKGNDQLRFETVWRDSDLNVHAPVRELGLTREWEQEYAEEKNLPVEGGDGGRWSIDTNLWSRSVEGSELEDPSHVPGDEIYAWTDSPSGKNAELVDVEFEQGEVVAVDGDEMDPVSLIEHLNEKAGAHGVGRTDTMEDRMLGLKVRENYEHPAATVLLAAHEALEGLVLTKQERSFKQQIDQEWAELGYQGLVKAPLFRALEGFIDETQTRVTGTVTIKLEGGQARPVARESEYACYAEGQASFNTEAVTDDITQADATGVAKYHGFQERLANKVSEAVDAEAANTAVGDDD; this comes from the coding sequence ATGCCAGAACCCGACGACACCGAAGGAACGGTCGCGCTCGCCTTTTCGGGCGGGCTCGACACCACAGTCTGCGTACCGCTTTTGAAAGAGGAGTACGGCTACGACGACGTCATCGGCGTCACCGTCGACGTCGGCCAGCCCGAAGCCGAGTTCGACGAGGCCGAGGAGACGGCCGACGCGCTCGGCCTCGACCACTACGTGGTCGACGCCCAGGCCGAGTTCGCCGACCTCTGTCTCGACGCCGTCAAGGCCAACGCCACCTACCAGGGCTACCCCCTCGGCACCGCGCTGGCGCGTCCGGTCATCGCCACCGCCATCCTCGAGGTCGCAGAGGAGCAGGGCTGTACCGCCCTGGCTCACGGCTGCACCGGCAAGGGCAACGACCAGTTGCGCTTCGAGACGGTCTGGCGCGACTCGGACCTGAACGTCCACGCGCCCGTCCGCGAACTCGGCCTCACACGCGAGTGGGAACAGGAGTACGCCGAAGAGAAGAACCTGCCCGTCGAGGGCGGCGACGGCGGCCGCTGGAGCATCGACACGAACCTCTGGAGCCGCTCGGTCGAGGGCTCGGAACTCGAAGACCCCAGCCACGTCCCCGGCGACGAGATCTACGCCTGGACGGACAGTCCCAGCGGCAAGAACGCCGAACTGGTCGACGTCGAGTTCGAACAGGGCGAGGTCGTCGCCGTCGACGGCGACGAGATGGACCCCGTCTCGCTCATCGAGCACCTCAACGAGAAAGCCGGCGCCCACGGCGTCGGCCGGACCGACACGATGGAGGACCGCATGCTCGGCCTCAAGGTCAGGGAGAACTACGAGCATCCCGCGGCGACGGTCCTGCTGGCCGCCCACGAGGCCCTCGAGGGGCTCGTCCTCACGAAGCAGGAGCGCAGTTTCAAACAGCAGATCGACCAGGAGTGGGCCGAACTGGGCTACCAGGGCCTCGTGAAGGCGCCGCTCTTCCGCGCGCTCGAGGGGTTCATCGACGAGACCCAGACGCGCGTCACCGGGACCGTGACGATCAAACTCGAGGGCGGACAGGCCCGCCCGGTCGCGCGCGAGAGCGAGTACGCCTGCTACGCCGAGGGGCAGGCTTCGTTCAACACCGAGGCGGTCACCGACGACATCACGCAGGCCGACGCCACGGGCGTCGCGAAGTACCACGGCTTCCAGGAGCGCCTGGCGAACAAGGTCAGCGAGGCCGTGGACGCCGAGGCGGCCAACACGGCCGTCGGAGACGACGACTAG
- the lysW gene encoding lysine biosynthesis protein LysW: MTDCIECGAEVSLHDDLEVGEIVDCSTCGAELEVVDTEPAVLETAPELEEDWGE, from the coding sequence ATGACGGACTGCATCGAGTGTGGGGCCGAGGTTTCCCTGCACGACGACCTGGAAGTGGGAGAGATCGTCGACTGTTCGACCTGCGGCGCTGAGCTCGAGGTCGTGGACACCGAGCCCGCGGTCCTCGAGACGGCGCCCGAGCTCGAAGAGGACTGGGGCGAGTGA
- the argH gene encoding argininosuccinate lyase, with amino-acid sequence MTGEEPTEDGANGADSSDVVRRDRFSGGPARGFLSSLAADERIFAADLAVDRAHVVMLAEQGILDDEDAGAILDALDEIEAAGHGALPDGEDVHAAIETAVIERVGPDGGRMHTARSRNDEVATCIRYRLRGDLLEAVEAVVGAREQLLDVADEHAETLMPGFTHLQYAQPTTVGHYCLSYERALARDTERLLGAYERTNRSPLGGAAFAGTPFDIDRERTAELLGFDSVLENSMDGASARDFLLEATTALANLATTLSGLSEDLVVFANDGYVDLSDDYSSTSSIMPQKKNPDTLELVRARAGDAHGAVSGLLTTLKGLPRAYNRDLQRATGHGWEAVDAVTEATEVAAGAVATAAWNEDLLEAEAGAGFSTATGVADLLAMAGVPFRTAHEVVAMAAEESTDPDYEAVEAAAGEVLDDPLSSYVDREAVEDALDPAASVASRDSAGGPAPDAVADQLATAREDVAADRETLADERDELADADEQLRAEVAGYV; translated from the coding sequence ATGACCGGCGAGGAACCCACGGAAGACGGAGCGAACGGGGCGGACAGCAGCGATGTGGTCCGCCGGGACCGCTTCAGCGGTGGCCCCGCCCGCGGGTTCCTCTCATCGCTCGCCGCCGACGAGCGCATCTTCGCGGCGGACCTCGCCGTCGACCGCGCCCACGTCGTGATGCTGGCCGAACAGGGGATTCTCGACGACGAGGACGCCGGTGCGATTCTCGACGCACTCGACGAGATCGAGGCGGCCGGCCACGGCGCGCTCCCCGACGGCGAGGACGTCCACGCGGCCATCGAGACGGCGGTGATCGAGCGCGTCGGGCCGGACGGCGGTCGGATGCACACCGCCCGCTCGCGCAACGACGAGGTGGCGACCTGCATCCGCTACCGCTTACGCGGGGACCTGCTCGAAGCGGTCGAAGCCGTGGTCGGTGCCCGCGAGCAGTTGCTCGACGTCGCCGACGAGCACGCGGAGACGCTGATGCCCGGGTTCACCCACCTGCAGTACGCCCAGCCGACGACGGTCGGTCACTACTGCCTGAGCTACGAGCGGGCGCTGGCCCGCGATACGGAACGGTTGCTGGGGGCCTACGAGCGGACGAACCGCTCGCCGCTGGGCGGGGCCGCGTTCGCCGGCACGCCGTTCGATATCGACCGCGAGCGCACGGCCGAACTGCTGGGCTTCGATTCGGTACTGGAGAACTCCATGGACGGCGCGTCGGCGCGCGATTTCCTGCTGGAGGCGACGACCGCGCTGGCGAACCTGGCGACGACGCTGTCGGGGCTCAGCGAGGACCTCGTCGTCTTCGCGAACGACGGCTACGTCGACCTCTCGGACGATTACTCGTCGACGTCGTCGATCATGCCCCAGAAGAAGAACCCGGACACGCTGGAACTGGTGCGGGCCCGCGCGGGCGACGCCCACGGCGCGGTGTCGGGCCTGCTGACGACGCTGAAGGGGCTCCCGCGCGCGTACAACCGCGATCTCCAGCGGGCGACGGGCCACGGCTGGGAAGCGGTCGACGCCGTGACCGAGGCGACAGAAGTTGCCGCCGGCGCAGTCGCGACAGCCGCGTGGAACGAAGACCTGCTCGAAGCGGAGGCGGGCGCGGGCTTCTCGACCGCCACCGGCGTCGCGGACCTGCTGGCGATGGCTGGCGTCCCCTTCCGGACGGCCCACGAGGTAGTCGCCATGGCGGCCGAGGAGTCGACCGACCCCGATTACGAGGCCGTCGAGGCCGCCGCTGGGGAGGTGCTGGACGACCCGCTCTCCTCGTACGTGGACCGCGAGGCGGTCGAGGACGCACTCGACCCCGCGGCGAGCGTTGCGAGTCGCGACTCGGCGGGCGGGCCCGCGCCGGACGCGGTGGCCGACCAGCTGGCGACGGCGCGCGAGGACGTGGCCGCCGACCGCGAGACGCTCGCGGACGAACGGGACGAACTGGCCGACGCCGACGAGCAACTTCGCGCGGAGGTGGCCGGCTATGTCTGA
- a CDS encoding aminopeptidase, which yields MDPRIREHAQMLADAVDLGEGDDLVIKAEPTADDLIVALYELAGDRGANPVTLRTNRSGRAIRGYLRSADQAGVEFETPGHEQALVEEADCHVVIRANENVTEMDDVDSDTSAEYQQAHSPILNERLTDRWTLTQHPTPANAQLAEMSTEAYENFVYDSILKDWDAQEEFQDHMVEILEDGEEVRIVSGDTTDVTMSVAGNHALNDTNTHNLPGGEVFTAPVPDSVEGEVLFDKPVYQNGREVLGARLVFEDGEVVEYDAEKNEEVLESILETDPGAKRLGELGIGMNRDIDRFTYNMLFDEKMGDTVHMAVGRAYEETVGEDNEQNQSAQHVDMIVDMSEDSRIEVDGEVVQEDGVFRFEG from the coding sequence ATGGACCCACGCATCCGCGAACACGCCCAGATGCTCGCAGACGCCGTCGACCTCGGCGAGGGCGACGACCTGGTCATCAAGGCGGAACCGACCGCCGACGACCTGATCGTCGCGCTGTACGAACTCGCCGGCGACCGCGGCGCCAACCCAGTCACGCTCCGGACCAACCGGAGCGGCCGGGCCATCCGTGGCTACCTTCGGTCGGCCGATCAGGCCGGCGTCGAGTTCGAGACGCCCGGGCACGAGCAGGCGCTGGTCGAGGAGGCCGACTGTCACGTCGTCATCCGGGCCAACGAGAACGTCACCGAGATGGACGACGTCGACAGCGACACCTCCGCGGAGTACCAGCAGGCCCACAGCCCGATCCTGAACGAGCGGCTCACCGACCGCTGGACGCTCACCCAGCACCCGACGCCCGCCAACGCCCAGCTCGCCGAAATGAGCACGGAGGCCTACGAGAACTTCGTCTACGACTCGATCCTCAAAGACTGGGACGCCCAGGAGGAGTTCCAGGACCACATGGTCGAGATTCTCGAAGACGGCGAGGAAGTCCGGATCGTCTCCGGCGACACGACGGACGTGACCATGTCCGTCGCCGGCAACCACGCGCTCAACGACACGAACACGCACAATTTGCCGGGCGGTGAGGTGTTCACCGCGCCGGTCCCCGACTCCGTGGAGGGCGAGGTCCTCTTCGACAAACCCGTGTACCAGAACGGGCGGGAGGTCCTCGGTGCCCGCCTCGTCTTCGAGGACGGCGAGGTCGTCGAGTACGACGCCGAGAAGAACGAGGAAGTCCTCGAATCCATCCTGGAGACCGATCCCGGCGCGAAGCGACTGGGGGAACTCGGTATCGGGATGAACCGCGACATCGACCGGTTCACGTACAACATGCTGTTCGACGAGAAGATGGGCGACACCGTCCACATGGCCGTCGGCCGGGCCTACGAGGAGACGGTCGGCGAGGACAACGAGCAGAACCAGAGCGCCCAGCACGTCGACATGATCGTGGATATGTCGGAGGACTCGCGGATCGAGGTCGACGGCGAGGTCGTGCAGGAGGATGGTGTCTTCCGGTTCGAGGGGTAG
- a CDS encoding ATP-dependent DNA helicase: protein MSTDEAGYLRFFPYQEPYEHQHDAMARIAEALEDGDDVLFEGATGTGKTLAALAPALEYARETDKTVVITTNVHQQMRQFVREARAITEQEPIRAVVFQGKGSMCHLDVGYQECQTLRDTTRDVVDKEQDLAELDQRQEALLEDSQAGSEDAAEARGAVMEELDAVEDELADLRETGTTCEYFYENLTENTDAFYEWLFADVREPEDVFEYAEMEGFCGYELLKEGMEGVDLVVCNYHHLLDPGIREHFFRWLGRDPEDVITVFDEAHNVEDAARDHATRTVTENTLDSALDELAERDDPRAEAAANVLRAFRTALVDTYDDALGFGQREQIEEHWEDLAIANESGRDDLTINFLQAYTGPGYDVDLQEAITYGRALDEKYEEAYRNGETSTRKECQTLQAAQFVETWMAEGADQGQFPVVSVRRDEGSGDVYGRAELYRCIPQEVTRSLFDELHASVLMSATLRPFEVTEDVLGLEDPETMAYGEQFPEERRRTYAVEAPALFASDRDDPSVQDEVAGILEDAIEFTPGNTLAFFPSYSEAERYHDRVQTDAERFLDRPATSAKDLRDDFTAGENGVLFTSLWGTLAEGVSFDDDDARTVVVVGVPYPHLDDRMEAVQAAYDEAFGDGGNEWRGTEDAGWAYAVEIPTVRKTRQALGRVVRSPEDFGARVLVDKRYTLLGEQEMGNYTVRETFPPEERKEMIDIAPAKLKFAMLNFYGDVDAWGGDPPTP, encoded by the coding sequence GTGTCAACGGACGAGGCCGGCTACCTGCGATTTTTCCCCTACCAGGAGCCCTACGAGCACCAGCACGACGCGATGGCCCGCATCGCCGAGGCGCTGGAAGACGGCGACGACGTGCTGTTCGAGGGGGCGACGGGGACCGGCAAGACGCTGGCTGCGCTCGCGCCGGCGCTTGAGTACGCCCGCGAGACGGACAAGACGGTCGTCATCACGACCAACGTCCACCAGCAGATGCGCCAGTTCGTCCGCGAGGCTCGCGCCATCACCGAACAGGAACCCATCCGCGCGGTCGTCTTCCAGGGGAAGGGGTCGATGTGCCACCTGGACGTGGGCTACCAGGAGTGTCAAACCCTGCGGGACACGACCCGGGACGTCGTGGACAAAGAGCAGGACCTGGCCGAACTCGACCAGCGCCAGGAAGCGCTGCTCGAGGACAGCCAGGCCGGCAGCGAGGACGCCGCCGAGGCCCGCGGGGCCGTCATGGAGGAACTCGACGCCGTCGAGGACGAACTCGCGGACCTGCGGGAGACGGGCACCACCTGCGAGTACTTCTACGAGAACCTCACGGAGAACACCGACGCCTTCTACGAGTGGCTGTTCGCGGACGTGCGCGAACCGGAGGACGTCTTCGAGTACGCCGAGATGGAGGGGTTCTGTGGCTACGAACTCCTCAAGGAGGGGATGGAGGGCGTCGATCTGGTGGTCTGTAACTATCACCACCTGCTGGATCCGGGGATCCGCGAGCACTTCTTCCGCTGGCTCGGCCGCGACCCCGAGGACGTCATCACCGTCTTCGACGAGGCCCACAACGTCGAGGACGCGGCGCGCGACCACGCGACCCGGACGGTGACGGAGAACACGCTCGACAGCGCGCTGGACGAACTCGCAGAGCGCGACGATCCGCGCGCCGAGGCCGCCGCCAACGTCCTGCGGGCGTTCCGGACCGCGCTGGTCGACACCTACGACGACGCCCTTGGCTTTGGCCAGCGGGAACAGATCGAGGAGCACTGGGAGGACCTCGCCATCGCCAACGAGTCGGGCCGTGACGACCTGACCATCAACTTCCTCCAGGCCTACACCGGGCCGGGCTACGACGTGGACCTGCAGGAGGCGATCACCTACGGCCGGGCGCTCGACGAGAAGTACGAGGAGGCCTACCGGAACGGGGAGACCAGTACCAGAAAGGAGTGTCAGACCCTCCAGGCCGCCCAGTTCGTCGAGACGTGGATGGCCGAGGGGGCCGACCAGGGGCAGTTCCCGGTCGTCTCCGTCCGCCGGGACGAGGGCAGCGGCGACGTCTACGGCCGGGCGGAACTCTACCGGTGCATCCCCCAGGAGGTGACCCGCTCGTTGTTCGACGAACTCCACGCGAGCGTCCTGATGAGCGCGACGCTGCGCCCCTTCGAGGTGACCGAGGACGTCCTCGGCCTCGAGGACCCGGAGACGATGGCCTACGGCGAACAGTTCCCCGAGGAGCGCCGGCGCACCTACGCCGTCGAGGCCCCGGCCCTGTTCGCCAGCGACCGTGACGATCCGTCCGTGCAGGACGAGGTCGCGGGGATCCTCGAGGACGCCATCGAGTTCACGCCGGGGAACACGCTGGCCTTTTTCCCGAGTTACAGCGAGGCCGAACGCTACCACGACCGCGTGCAGACCGACGCCGAGCGGTTCCTCGATCGGCCGGCGACGAGTGCGAAAGACCTCCGCGACGACTTCACCGCCGGCGAGAACGGCGTCCTGTTCACGTCGCTGTGGGGGACCCTCGCGGAGGGGGTCAGCTTCGACGACGACGACGCGCGGACGGTTGTCGTCGTCGGCGTGCCCTATCCCCATCTCGACGACCGGATGGAGGCGGTCCAGGCGGCCTACGACGAGGCCTTCGGCGACGGGGGCAACGAATGGCGCGGGACCGAGGACGCCGGCTGGGCCTACGCGGTCGAGATCCCGACCGTGCGGAAGACCCGGCAGGCGCTCGGGCGGGTCGTGCGCTCGCCAGAGGACTTCGGCGCGCGCGTGCTCGTCGACAAGCGCTACACGCTGCTTGGCGAACAGGAGATGGGCAACTACACGGTCCGGGAGACGTTCCCGCCGGAGGAACGCAAGGAGATGATCGACATCGCCCCCGCCAAGTTGAAGTTCGCGATGCTGAACTTCTACGGCGACGTGGACGCCTGGGGCGGCGATCCACCGACGCCGTGA
- a CDS encoding metallophosphoesterase, with protein sequence MLTVVSDTHGRDGHRLEGRTLEAVRRADAVVHAGDFMTDSVLDAFQSEAATLYGVFGNNDEPGVCDRLPARRVVEHEDIRLVVVHGHEHTETALSLLGRQEAADLVVFGHSHRPGVHDADGVTLLNPGSHADPRRFRPAHAELERAESGPDATVRGRLVDPDGTVFEEFTV encoded by the coding sequence ATGCTCACCGTCGTCTCCGACACCCACGGCCGGGACGGGCATCGGCTGGAGGGGCGGACCCTGGAAGCCGTCAGGCGGGCCGACGCGGTCGTCCACGCGGGCGACTTCATGACCGACTCCGTGCTCGACGCCTTCCAGAGCGAAGCCGCGACGCTGTACGGTGTGTTCGGCAACAACGACGAACCGGGCGTGTGCGATCGGTTGCCCGCCAGACGTGTCGTCGAGCACGAGGACATCAGACTCGTCGTCGTCCACGGCCACGAGCACACCGAGACGGCGCTGTCGCTGCTCGGTCGCCAGGAGGCCGCAGACCTCGTCGTCTTCGGACACTCGCACCGACCGGGCGTCCACGATGCCGACGGCGTGACGCTGCTGAATCCCGGGAGTCACGCCGATCCGAGACGGTTCCGCCCGGCACACGCCGAACTGGAGCGGGCGGAGTCGGGACCGGACGCGACCGTTCGGGGTCGGCTGGTCGACCCGGACGGGACCGTCTTCGAGGAGTTCACGGTCTGA